The window AGCGCGCCGGCGTCGATGCGCTTACCATGGCCGATTGCTCGCTCGGCATCACGCGCATGAACAATCTCGCGCTCGGTTATCTCGTTAAGCAAAAAGTCGATATTCCGCTCATCATTCATCTTGCCTGCCGCGACCGCAATCTCGTGGGGCTGCAATCGGAATTGATGGGCCTGCATGCGCTCGGCATTCACACGGTGCTGGCATTGACCGGCGATCCCGCCAAATTCGGCGATCAGCCCGGCGCCACTTCCGTGTTTGATCTGAATTCCTTTGGCCTGGTTGAAATGATCAAGCGCATGAATCAAGGCATTGCATTTTCCGGGCGCGCCATGAAACAAGGCGCGCGCTTCACCATCGGCGTGGCGTTCAATCCCAACGTCGAGCGCCTCGATACTCAGATTCGCCGCTTGCGCAAGAAAGTCGAGGCGGGCGCGGATTTTGTGATGACCCAGCCGATTTTCGATTGGCGTATGACCAAAGAGATTTACGACGCCACGCGCGAATTCGATATTCCCATCTTCATCGGCATCATGCCGTTGGTGAGCGGCCGTAACGCGGATTTTCTGCACAACGAAGTGCCGGGCATTCGCGTGCCGGAAAAAATCCGCAAACGGCTTTTTCGTTTTGAAGGCGAGCGCGCCCGGCGCGAAGGCGTCACCATCGCCGCCGAAATTCTCGAAAGCGTGTTGGATTATTTCAACGGCATCTATCTCATCACGCCATTTGTGCGCTATGAAATGTGTTTGGAGTTGGTGGAAAAATGCAGAGGGTTGGTGAGAAGAAGCAAGTAGGCAGGGGGCAAGAGGCAGGGGGCAAGAGGCAGGGGGCAAGAGGCAGGGGGCAAGAGGCAGGGGGCAAGAGGCAAGGGGCAAGAGGCAAGGGGCAAGAGGCAAGGGGCAAGAGGCAAGGGGCAAGGGGCAAGAGGCAAGAGGCAAGGAGCGGATATTCAATTCACCAATTCA is drawn from Cytophagia bacterium CHB2 and contains these coding sequences:
- a CDS encoding bifunctional homocysteine S-methyltransferase/methylenetetrahydrofolate reductase (catalyzes the formation of 5,10-methylenetetrahydrofolate from 5-methyltetrahydrofolate and S-adenosyl-L-homocysteine and methionine from S-adenosyl-L-methionine and L-homocysteine; expressed in B. subtilis under methionine starvation conditions); this translates as RAGVDALTMADCSLGITRMNNLALGYLVKQKVDIPLIIHLACRDRNLVGLQSELMGLHALGIHTVLALTGDPAKFGDQPGATSVFDLNSFGLVEMIKRMNQGIAFSGRAMKQGARFTIGVAFNPNVERLDTQIRRLRKKVEAGADFVMTQPIFDWRMTKEIYDATREFDIPIFIGIMPLVSGRNADFLHNEVPGIRVPEKIRKRLFRFEGERARREGVTIAAEILESVLDYFNGIYLITPFVRYEMCLELVEKCRGLVRRSK